One window of uncultured Methanoregula sp. genomic DNA carries:
- a CDS encoding flavodoxin family protein produces the protein MVGHKLGVDAIPAPDPARVRGTRIVGISGSSRQEPGLSKSERILISALDKCKGLGCETTFIRLKDLKIYECEGNYSENPDYCTYPCQSTMKYEDDQMEVVYNAVLDCDVLFLATPIRWNNHSALVQKFVERMNCIENQYSWFGKRMISKKVVGLIIIGHVDGMQHVAGNLLNFFAWLGFHSPEVSITSWVGENDEDTTKDWNQIQKNPYTQQDLEDMVNSSLRLACNLKRESD, from the coding sequence ATGGTTGGACACAAACTCGGGGTCGATGCAATACCTGCACCGGACCCGGCGCGGGTCAGGGGAACGCGGATAGTAGGGATATCCGGATCCAGCAGGCAGGAGCCCGGGCTGTCCAAGTCGGAACGGATCCTGATCTCCGCGCTCGACAAGTGCAAAGGGCTTGGTTGCGAGACCACGTTTATCCGGCTCAAGGACCTGAAGATCTACGAATGTGAAGGCAACTATTCGGAGAATCCCGACTATTGTACCTATCCCTGCCAGTCCACCATGAAATACGAGGACGACCAGATGGAGGTTGTCTACAACGCGGTGCTCGACTGCGATGTTCTCTTCCTTGCCACGCCGATTCGCTGGAACAACCACTCGGCCCTTGTCCAGAAATTCGTGGAACGGATGAACTGCATCGAGAACCAGTACTCGTGGTTCGGGAAACGGATGATCTCAAAAAAAGTGGTCGGGCTCATCATCATCGGGCACGTTGACGGCATGCAGCACGTTGCCGGCAATCTCCTGAACTTCTTTGCATGGCTCGGATTCCACAGCCCCGAGGTCTCCATAACGTCCTGGGTCGGGGAGAACGATGAGGATACCACCAAAGACTGGAACCAGATCCAGAAAAATCCCTATACACAACAGGATCTCGAGGATATGGTGAACAGTTCGCTGCGCCTTGCATGCAATCTCAAGCGGGAATCAGATTAA
- a CDS encoding DUF1894 domain-containing protein, with amino-acid sequence MGCIENLQYEMILPLGASFKECREYVEKNFQEFWYVDPGYKIFDEYLIGLPPIALGIDGDKIVFPYTKPCHGTYLLAISDPEEANRVRRTARKKK; translated from the coding sequence ATGGGTTGCATAGAAAATCTGCAGTACGAGATGATTCTCCCTCTCGGGGCATCGTTCAAAGAGTGCCGGGAGTACGTGGAGAAGAATTTTCAGGAATTCTGGTACGTTGATCCCGGGTACAAAATCTTTGACGAGTATCTCATCGGCCTGCCCCCCATCGCGCTCGGTATTGACGGGGACAAGATTGTGTTTCCCTACACCAAGCCGTGTCACGGCACCTACCTGCTGGCAATCAGCGATCCCGAAGAAGCAAACCGTGTCCGGAGAACGGCGCGAAAGAAGAAATAA
- a CDS encoding DUF1890 domain-containing protein, translating into MNDPLNPPATALLVLGCPEVPVQQALALHISHNLRKRGTVVLAAGNPAVLNLLKVSDPEKQYIPEMKVLEKCIEDVVEKKRVCDLCIVFAHSDAGISYAATMRHLLPSSRLVVIIFGKDPETLVASVDFSCEKIVEKAVHNPMQLKRKVNEVFGWVA; encoded by the coding sequence ATGAACGATCCTCTTAATCCACCGGCTACCGCCCTCCTTGTCCTGGGCTGCCCGGAAGTCCCGGTCCAGCAGGCGCTGGCCCTGCACATTTCCCACAATCTCCGGAAACGCGGTACCGTGGTCCTGGCAGCCGGCAACCCGGCAGTCCTTAACCTCCTGAAGGTTTCGGACCCCGAAAAACAGTATATTCCAGAGATGAAAGTCCTCGAAAAATGTATTGAAGACGTTGTGGAGAAGAAACGGGTCTGCGATCTCTGCATCGTCTTTGCCCACAGCGATGCCGGGATCTCGTATGCAGCAACCATGCGCCATCTCCTGCCGTCATCCCGACTGGTTGTGATAATCTTCGGAAAGGATCCGGAAACCCTTGTTGCATCGGTTGATTTTTCGTGTGAGAAGATCGTGGAAAAAGCAGTGCACAACCCCATGCAGCTGAAGCGGAAGGTAAACGAGGTGTTCGGATGGGTTGCATAG
- a CDS encoding recombinase RecB: MRVHACPVRFYYEQHDPITESDRYAVCKQISYHLGAPLDTGVIWNEICTVHPDMDPALQEFLGLCITACTKSEWKPAKETDVRVFSEKHRLAGMIDRITGDGAFSIMRAAGAMPLGTYAADRLRIAAIALCLEEMTGKEVAGGSVDYIPDGVSRYHEVQPRDRRQVIATLHKLASIREGHMPEHPLNAPCNRCKFKDKCESSIGRRLSELL, translated from the coding sequence GTGAGGGTACATGCATGCCCGGTCCGGTTTTACTATGAACAGCACGATCCAATCACTGAATCCGACCGGTACGCAGTCTGCAAGCAGATCTCGTATCATCTCGGCGCTCCTCTGGACACCGGCGTTATCTGGAACGAGATCTGCACGGTTCACCCGGACATGGATCCCGCACTCCAGGAATTTCTGGGGCTCTGCATAACTGCCTGTACAAAGAGCGAATGGAAACCTGCAAAAGAGACCGATGTACGGGTATTCTCAGAAAAACACCGGCTTGCCGGGATGATCGACCGGATAACCGGCGATGGCGCATTCTCAATTATGAGGGCTGCCGGGGCCATGCCGCTTGGCACCTATGCCGCAGATCGCCTTCGGATCGCGGCTATCGCATTATGCCTCGAAGAGATGACAGGAAAGGAAGTGGCCGGCGGAAGCGTGGATTACATCCCTGACGGGGTTTCCCGGTATCACGAGGTGCAGCCGCGGGACCGCCGGCAGGTAATCGCCACGCTCCACAAGCTCGCATCCATTCGCGAAGGTCATATGCCCGAGCACCCGCTCAATGCCCCCTGTAACCGCTGCAAGTTCAAGGATAAATGCGAGAGCAGTATCGGACGGCGGCTGAGCGAGCTGTTGTGA
- a CDS encoding ATP-binding protein: MSDVLAKKRKSWNITIITYLAVIVVLSCILFFISGRLDLAESLGTVLRNYEPYQLDELLIVSIFLVLAFILLIVKLYHLLKQESREHESLETRFIRTEARLTFLNTITRQDILNQLTELSLDMEHPTQSADIQKIKEAIARIHRQVKFIKEYQDIGVSSPEWQNVADTVMRARVGASLGKVTIDVEIQNIEIYADRLLEKAFFYMIDNALKHGGERLTRIRFTSHMAESSLVIVCEDDGIGISPTKKGSLFPEEYGRHVGYGLFFVKQILAETGIMVREAGLPGKGARFEIHVPAGEYRKV, translated from the coding sequence ATGAGCGACGTTTTGGCAAAAAAACGCAAATCCTGGAATATTACCATAATCACCTATCTCGCAGTGATAGTTGTTCTCTCATGCATCCTGTTTTTTATATCCGGTCGCCTCGACCTTGCCGAATCTCTCGGTACAGTTCTTCGGAACTACGAACCCTACCAGCTGGATGAACTCCTGATCGTCAGTATTTTCCTGGTCCTGGCGTTTATCCTGCTCATCGTGAAACTCTATCACCTGCTGAAGCAGGAGAGCCGGGAGCATGAATCTCTTGAAACCCGCTTCATCCGGACCGAGGCACGTCTCACGTTTCTCAATACCATAACACGCCAGGATATCCTTAACCAGCTCACGGAACTCTCGCTCGATATGGAACATCCCACGCAGAGTGCCGATATCCAGAAGATAAAAGAAGCAATAGCAAGGATCCACCGGCAGGTGAAATTCATCAAGGAATACCAGGATATTGGCGTGAGTTCCCCTGAATGGCAGAATGTTGCAGATACCGTCATGCGGGCGAGGGTAGGGGCCAGCCTCGGAAAGGTAACCATCGACGTCGAGATCCAGAATATTGAGATCTACGCAGACAGGCTTCTCGAAAAGGCATTCTTCTACATGATCGACAATGCCCTGAAACATGGCGGAGAGCGGCTCACCCGGATCCGGTTCACCAGCCATATGGCAGAGAGCTCGCTCGTCATTGTATGCGAGGATGACGGTATCGGGATATCCCCGACAAAGAAAGGATCCCTGTTCCCGGAGGAATATGGCCGGCATGTGGGATACGGGCTCTTCTTCGTAAAACAGATCCTGGCGGAAACCGGAATCATGGTACGGGAGGCAGGACTTCCGGGAAAGGGTGCCCGGTTTGAGATCCATGTACCTGCCGGGGAATACCGGAAGGTTTAA
- a CDS encoding DUF3467 domain-containing protein: MSGQEISVNIPPTLDPVYSNMIQIAYKDDEFTFMFLHQLPQVNQARAKAIVSITPSHAKNLLAVLTKTIADYESKFGTIAPKESAGKENVTALSGYS, translated from the coding sequence ATGTCAGGCCAGGAAATCTCTGTCAATATCCCCCCTACACTTGATCCCGTGTACAGCAACATGATCCAGATCGCGTACAAAGATGATGAGTTCACGTTCATGTTCCTGCACCAGCTCCCCCAGGTCAACCAGGCCCGGGCAAAGGCGATTGTCTCCATAACGCCGTCACATGCCAAGAACCTCCTTGCCGTGCTCACAAAAACCATTGCGGATTATGAGTCCAAGTTCGGGACCATCGCACCCAAGGAGAGTGCCGGTAAGGAAAATGTCACCGCCCTGAGCGGGTACTCGTGA
- a CDS encoding O-acetylhomoserine aminocarboxypropyltransferase/cysteine synthase, translated as MTKKKFHLGTTSLHAGQVPDPTTGSRVVPLYQTSSYVFKNTEHAANLFGLKELGNIYTRLMNPTTDVFEKRVAAIEGGTGAIATASGAAAITYAILNITRPGDEIVSADNLYGGTYEFFHYTLPKFGRHVVFVDSTKPEEFKAAITAKTKALYAETVGNPKLDVPDFEKIAKIAHDAGVPLIVDNTTGVGLVRPIDHGADIVVHSATKYIGGHGNSLGGVIVDSGKFAWNNGRFPEFTEPDPSYHGLKYWDTFGNFPGLGNVAFVFKIRVSLMRDTGAVLSPFNAWLFLIGLETLHLRVPRHSENALAVAQFLNTHPKVAWVNYPGLPDNPNHELTKKYLTGGYGPLVGVGIRGGESASRKFIDSLKLFSNLANIGDSKSLVIHPASTTHQQLTAEEQKKTGVTADAVRLAIGTEDIEDIIDDLKQALEATP; from the coding sequence ATGACAAAGAAGAAATTCCATCTTGGAACAACCTCCCTCCATGCGGGGCAGGTGCCCGATCCCACCACCGGGTCCCGGGTTGTACCGCTCTACCAGACATCGTCCTATGTATTCAAAAATACCGAACACGCTGCAAACCTGTTCGGTCTCAAAGAACTGGGGAACATCTACACCCGGCTCATGAACCCGACCACGGATGTCTTCGAGAAGCGCGTAGCGGCAATCGAAGGCGGGACCGGGGCGATTGCGACCGCCTCAGGAGCTGCGGCAATAACCTACGCGATCCTGAACATCACCCGGCCCGGGGATGAGATCGTCTCGGCAGACAACCTGTACGGGGGAACCTACGAGTTCTTCCATTACACCCTCCCGAAGTTCGGGCGGCACGTTGTCTTTGTCGACTCCACAAAACCGGAAGAGTTCAAGGCGGCAATCACCGCAAAAACCAAGGCACTCTATGCCGAGACCGTGGGCAACCCGAAACTGGATGTTCCTGACTTCGAGAAGATCGCGAAGATCGCCCATGATGCCGGTGTTCCGCTCATCGTGGACAACACGACCGGGGTCGGACTGGTTCGCCCAATCGATCACGGTGCCGACATCGTTGTCCACTCGGCCACCAAGTACATCGGCGGCCATGGCAATTCGCTCGGGGGCGTCATCGTCGACTCCGGTAAGTTTGCCTGGAACAATGGCAGGTTCCCCGAATTCACCGAGCCCGACCCGAGCTACCATGGCCTCAAGTACTGGGACACGTTCGGGAACTTCCCGGGCCTCGGGAATGTGGCGTTTGTCTTCAAGATCCGCGTCTCCCTTATGAGGGATACCGGGGCGGTCCTCAGCCCGTTCAATGCCTGGCTCTTCCTTATCGGCCTCGAGACCCTGCACCTGCGGGTCCCCCGGCACTCGGAAAATGCGCTGGCGGTTGCGCAGTTCCTGAATACGCACCCGAAGGTTGCCTGGGTGAATTACCCGGGACTTCCTGACAACCCGAACCACGAACTCACGAAGAAGTATCTCACCGGCGGCTACGGGCCCCTGGTCGGTGTCGGGATCCGGGGCGGGGAATCTGCGTCAAGGAAATTTATCGATTCCCTGAAGCTCTTCAGCAACCTAGCCAACATCGGCGACTCCAAGAGCCTCGTCATCCACCCGGCATCCACAACCCACCAGCAGCTGACTGCTGAGGAGCAGAAGAAGACTGGTGTCACCGCGGACGCGGTCCGGCTCGCTATCGGGACCGAGGATATCGAAGATATCATCGATGACTTAAAGCAGGCCCTGGAAGCTACACCGTGA
- a CDS encoding threonyl-tRNA synthetase editing domain-containing protein — MRILSIHADRMWYHATRKTKMAEVPAAREDAMDNCVVLFCCVEKLDENNPGHVIESATKNILSRLAKLKVNEVMIYPYAHLASTLGSPDCALLILRGLEDSLRAGSVEVKRAPFGWYKEFEIHGKGHPLADLSMTICPYEGTECDFTCPYCHHPIRNADAKQSCTGSADCAGQTVFSGEKP, encoded by the coding sequence GTGAGGATACTCTCGATCCACGCGGACCGGATGTGGTACCATGCAACCCGGAAGACGAAGATGGCTGAAGTCCCGGCAGCCAGGGAAGACGCCATGGACAATTGCGTTGTCCTCTTCTGCTGTGTCGAGAAACTGGATGAGAACAATCCCGGGCATGTGATCGAGAGCGCAACAAAGAACATCCTTTCCCGGCTGGCTAAACTCAAGGTCAATGAAGTGATGATCTACCCGTACGCTCACCTGGCAAGCACGCTCGGGTCACCGGACTGTGCCCTTTTGATCCTGCGGGGACTTGAAGATTCCCTCCGGGCCGGTTCCGTTGAGGTGAAGCGGGCCCCGTTCGGCTGGTACAAGGAGTTCGAGATCCATGGCAAAGGTCATCCCCTCGCGGATCTCTCCATGACCATCTGCCCGTACGAGGGAACCGAATGCGATTTCACCTGCCCGTACTGCCATCACCCGATCCGGAACGCTGATGCAAAGCAGTCCTGCACCGGATCGGCAGACTGTGCAGGACAGACCGTTTTTTCAGGTGAAAAACCATGA
- a CDS encoding homoserine O-acetyltransferase, with amino-acid sequence MIKGSAGIVETKTYRHPSPLVLESGETLSSPVIAYETYGKLNRERSNAILICHALSGDAHVAGFHEGDTKPGWWDSVIGPGKAFDTDRYFVICTNVIGGCKGSTGPSSVNPDTGKPYGAKFPVITIRDMVNAQKLLIDHFNIGQLYAVAGGSMGGMQVMQWTVTYPDLMKKAVVIAACGYSTPQQIAFNEVGRKAILSDPHWNNGDYYGKSLPTHGLALARMVGHITYLSNESMHEKFGRALQGKDRIGFDFSTDFKVESYLHHQGDTFTKRFDANSYLYITKAIDYFDLTKDGSLTTGLAGTKAAFLVISVSSDWLYPPYQSQEIVSALTANETEVHYCEIRSNYGHDAFLLESGQINYIVGKFLSRTVVSDVMIRDVQTIEEGTTIAVTARRMINTGVNHLPVLSSKGALVGIVTSWDIAKAVASNFLWLDEIMSRNVVTTTPEEPIEEAAKKMEEHSISALPVIDSDHSVIGLITSDAISILVGRGNP; translated from the coding sequence ATGATCAAAGGATCCGCAGGAATTGTAGAAACGAAAACATATCGCCATCCCTCCCCGCTGGTACTGGAAAGCGGGGAAACCCTTTCTTCCCCGGTCATTGCGTACGAGACCTACGGAAAACTCAACCGGGAGCGGAGCAATGCTATCCTCATCTGCCATGCCCTCTCCGGTGACGCCCATGTTGCCGGCTTTCATGAAGGCGATACAAAACCCGGCTGGTGGGATTCGGTCATTGGTCCGGGCAAGGCATTCGATACCGACCGGTATTTTGTGATATGTACCAATGTCATTGGCGGATGCAAGGGCTCGACCGGCCCGTCATCCGTGAACCCTGATACCGGAAAACCCTACGGAGCAAAGTTCCCGGTTATCACAATACGGGATATGGTGAATGCCCAGAAACTGCTCATCGATCATTTCAATATCGGCCAGCTCTACGCTGTTGCCGGCGGGTCGATGGGCGGGATGCAGGTCATGCAGTGGACGGTGACCTATCCGGATCTGATGAAAAAAGCCGTGGTCATTGCTGCCTGTGGCTATTCGACACCCCAGCAGATTGCGTTCAACGAGGTCGGGAGAAAGGCAATCCTCTCCGATCCCCACTGGAACAACGGCGACTACTACGGGAAGTCTCTTCCGACCCACGGCCTCGCGCTTGCTCGGATGGTCGGCCACATCACGTACCTCTCTAACGAGTCAATGCACGAGAAGTTCGGGAGGGCGCTCCAGGGCAAGGACCGGATCGGGTTTGACTTCTCCACCGATTTCAAGGTGGAGAGCTACCTCCATCACCAGGGCGACACGTTCACGAAGAGATTCGATGCGAACTCCTACCTGTATATCACGAAGGCGATCGACTACTTCGACCTGACTAAAGACGGGTCGCTCACGACCGGCCTTGCCGGTACGAAAGCCGCATTCCTCGTCATCTCGGTGTCGTCCGACTGGCTCTACCCCCCGTACCAGTCACAGGAGATCGTCTCTGCCCTGACCGCGAACGAGACCGAGGTCCACTACTGCGAGATCCGGTCCAATTACGGCCACGATGCGTTCCTGCTCGAATCCGGCCAGATCAACTATATCGTGGGCAAATTCCTCTCACGGACGGTTGTGTCGGATGTCATGATCCGGGACGTGCAGACGATCGAGGAAGGAACAACCATTGCCGTGACTGCCCGGAGGATGATCAACACCGGTGTCAATCACCTGCCGGTCCTCTCCAGCAAAGGAGCGCTGGTCGGGATCGTAACATCCTGGGACATTGCCAAGGCAGTTGCCTCGAATTTCCTCTGGCTGGACGAGATCATGTCCCGTAACGTGGTCACGACAACGCCCGAAGAACCCATCGAGGAGGCAGCCAAGAAGATGGAGGAACATTCCATCTCTGCCCTGCCGGTCATTGACAGCGACCATAGCGTCATCGGCCTCATCACAAGCGACGCGATCAGTATCCTTGTCGGGAGGGGAAACCCGTGA
- a CDS encoding DNA polymerase subunit beta: MVPVRLRDFISDPDGWLYAVSTYDNEESVGCVLRYVPEETGERVHPSGRRYRKYDFEEAYALVSRVKPRYAGLLHRVPYEDVRTVLKPDAEIGRIASAHPRVKKLVDLFGLPEGTIGCTGSLLCELENNTSDIDMVVYGRHWFIAQALVRQGIRDGKIEGLSDEMWRKVYEKRKPEIPYDVFVIHEQRKWNRGQIEGTYFDILYTRSYEDIRSAPSGKGEVIGKMTLEAKVTDASLSFDNPAVYEIEHESVSRVLSFTHTYSGQALTGETIEACGVCEQHGNERWLIVGTTREARGEYIISRTLLEQ, from the coding sequence ATGGTGCCGGTCCGGTTGCGCGATTTTATTTCAGACCCTGACGGCTGGTTGTATGCCGTATCAACGTATGATAACGAAGAATCGGTAGGCTGCGTGCTCCGGTACGTTCCGGAAGAAACCGGCGAGCGGGTTCACCCGTCAGGCCGCCGTTACCGGAAGTACGATTTTGAAGAGGCTTACGCGCTTGTCTCCCGTGTAAAACCCCGTTATGCCGGACTTCTTCACCGCGTTCCGTATGAAGATGTGAGAACCGTGCTCAAGCCCGATGCAGAGATCGGGCGGATCGCATCTGCCCATCCGCGGGTAAAAAAACTCGTTGATCTCTTCGGATTACCGGAAGGAACGATCGGCTGCACGGGGTCACTCCTCTGCGAACTGGAAAACAATACCTCGGATATTGACATGGTGGTGTACGGCCGGCACTGGTTTATTGCCCAGGCACTCGTACGGCAGGGAATCCGTGACGGGAAGATCGAAGGGCTTTCTGATGAAATGTGGCGCAAGGTGTACGAGAAGCGCAAGCCCGAGATCCCGTATGATGTCTTCGTAATTCATGAACAGCGGAAATGGAACCGGGGCCAGATCGAGGGCACTTATTTCGATATCCTGTACACGCGGTCTTACGAGGATATTCGTTCTGCGCCTTCTGGTAAAGGTGAAGTGATCGGGAAGATGACCCTTGAGGCTAAAGTTACCGATGCTTCGCTTTCGTTCGATAATCCGGCGGTGTACGAGATCGAGCATGAATCAGTAAGCCGGGTTCTCTCGTTCACGCATACCTACAGCGGCCAGGCACTCACAGGGGAAACGATCGAAGCCTGCGGTGTCTGCGAGCAGCATGGCAATGAACGCTGGCTGATTGTCGGGACTACCCGGGAAGCCCGGGGAGAATACATCATATCCCGGACCCTGCTCGAACAATAA
- the thiI gene encoding tRNA uracil 4-sulfurtransferase ThiI: protein MKKQWLVRYSEIFLKSDPVRRRWENVLIANIREVMPGIHVRNERGRIWLDGDVKPDLLKNIFGIVSFSEVEHITLDEIESSLPDYCRRHGIETARTFAVKIKRVGKHDFSSNDKAIEYGDLIRKAFPHLKVNLAMPDMEIHVEIRANEAYLYDNVIKAVGGLPLGVEGTLVALVSGGIDSPVAAWMMMKRGCRIVPLYIALDTFLDETTLARAERVMEVLARYQPGTRLTVIHDSYLAAAKKELESRHLEKYTCIFCKRRMYRVATSYAQQVGAKGIVTGESIGQVASQTLDNLAVLTDAAADMPIYRPLIGFDKEETMKIAREIGTFPESISKASGCKAVPSGPSTKAKLGTIREIEANLEATGIPLPV, encoded by the coding sequence ATGAAGAAACAGTGGTTAGTCCGGTATTCCGAAATTTTCTTAAAATCCGATCCCGTACGCAGGCGATGGGAGAACGTGCTCATCGCAAACATCCGCGAGGTGATGCCCGGCATCCACGTCAGGAACGAGCGGGGGAGGATCTGGCTTGACGGGGACGTGAAACCCGATCTCCTGAAAAATATCTTTGGCATCGTCTCGTTCTCGGAAGTGGAACATATCACCCTTGACGAAATCGAATCCTCCCTCCCGGACTATTGCCGCCGCCATGGCATTGAGACTGCCAGGACCTTTGCGGTCAAGATAAAGAGGGTGGGAAAACACGACTTCTCATCGAACGACAAGGCGATCGAGTACGGGGATCTTATCAGGAAGGCGTTCCCGCACCTCAAGGTGAACCTTGCGATGCCGGACATGGAGATCCACGTCGAGATCCGGGCAAACGAAGCCTATCTCTATGACAACGTGATAAAAGCCGTCGGAGGTCTTCCGCTCGGTGTCGAAGGCACCCTTGTTGCCCTGGTCTCGGGAGGAATCGATTCCCCCGTTGCCGCGTGGATGATGATGAAGCGGGGCTGCCGGATCGTCCCGCTCTATATCGCCCTCGATACGTTTCTTGACGAGACAACCCTGGCACGGGCAGAGCGTGTCATGGAGGTGCTTGCCCGGTACCAGCCCGGGACCCGGCTCACCGTCATCCACGACTCCTACCTTGCTGCAGCAAAGAAGGAACTGGAAAGCAGGCATCTTGAAAAATATACCTGCATCTTCTGCAAGCGGCGCATGTACCGCGTTGCAACTTCGTATGCACAGCAGGTCGGGGCCAAGGGAATCGTAACCGGGGAATCCATCGGGCAGGTAGCCAGCCAGACCCTGGACAATCTGGCGGTGCTCACTGATGCAGCAGCTGACATGCCGATCTACCGCCCGCTGATCGGGTTTGACAAGGAAGAGACGATGAAGATCGCCCGCGAGATCGGAACGTTCCCGGAATCCATCTCGAAGGCATCCGGGTGCAAAGCAGTGCCGTCAGGGCCGTCAACGAAAGCAAAGCTCGGAACGATCCGGGAGATCGAGGCGAATCTGGAAGCAACCGGCATACCGCTTCCTGTTTAA
- a CDS encoding DUF5612 domain-containing protein, with protein sequence MESVPERSAIRIIAENRRGVLRDIATIVADHDANIVMVSQEVFDSGPYTGLAELYFEYDCGEVDNHDSLISALSNIPSVKDVRTFQPFGHIFGTRVIIIGGGAQVAQVALGAVNEADRHNIRGERISVDTIPLVGERTLALAVDAVSRLPRASILVLAGSIMGGEISRAVDRVREAGIPVIALKMAGTVPEHADLVVTDPIQAGVFAVMHVSSKAVFDINRVRGREF encoded by the coding sequence ATGGAATCAGTACCGGAACGCTCGGCAATACGGATCATCGCGGAGAACCGCCGGGGTGTCCTTCGTGACATCGCAACCATAGTCGCCGATCATGATGCCAATATCGTGATGGTAAGCCAGGAAGTCTTCGATTCCGGGCCATATACCGGGCTTGCGGAACTCTATTTTGAATATGATTGTGGGGAAGTCGATAACCACGACAGTCTCATTTCGGCCCTGAGTAACATCCCCTCCGTGAAGGACGTCAGGACGTTCCAGCCATTCGGGCATATTTTCGGCACGCGGGTCATTATCATAGGTGGGGGCGCCCAGGTCGCCCAGGTAGCGCTGGGTGCAGTGAACGAGGCGGACCGCCATAATATCCGGGGAGAGAGGATCTCGGTGGATACCATTCCGCTCGTTGGTGAGCGGACCCTGGCGCTCGCGGTTGATGCAGTCTCGCGCCTGCCCCGTGCGTCAATCCTTGTCCTTGCCGGGTCCATCATGGGAGGAGAGATCTCCCGGGCAGTAGACCGCGTCCGTGAAGCGGGCATCCCGGTAATTGCCCTGAAGATGGCGGGAACCGTCCCCGAACACGCGGATCTTGTCGTCACCGATCCCATCCAGGCCGGTGTTTTTGCCGTTATGCATGTCAGCAGCAAGGCTGTCTTTGATATAAACCGGGTCCGCGGGCGGGAGTTCTGA
- a CDS encoding L-threonylcarbamoyladenylate synthase, whose translation MDIIDKAVSVLMHDGLVVYPTETVYGLGADAFSDEAILNVYEAKKRPISMPISIAVSDFEMLCAVAHVRPELQEFIQMFLPGPVTVILPARNCVPTILTGGTGLIGIRIPSHERALQLIERFDAPITATSANLHGSKEPQTPDECTVPRELLIDGGKLSGIPSTVVDLAERRIIRKGAEADKIEQFLSSL comes from the coding sequence ATGGATATAATCGATAAAGCTGTTTCCGTACTGATGCATGACGGGCTCGTAGTGTATCCAACGGAGACCGTCTACGGCTTAGGTGCCGATGCATTTTCAGATGAAGCGATCCTGAACGTGTACGAGGCCAAGAAGCGTCCGATCTCGATGCCCATCTCGATTGCCGTGTCGGATTTCGAGATGCTCTGCGCTGTTGCTCATGTCAGGCCCGAGCTGCAGGAATTCATCCAGATGTTTCTTCCCGGCCCGGTTACGGTCATACTCCCGGCCCGAAACTGTGTCCCTACTATCCTTACCGGGGGCACCGGCCTGATCGGTATCCGGATCCCGTCCCATGAGCGTGCCCTCCAGTTGATCGAACGGTTCGATGCCCCCATCACGGCAACCAGTGCCAACCTTCATGGTTCAAAAGAACCACAGACTCCCGATGAATGTACTGTACCCCGGGAACTCCTCATTGATGGTGGCAAGCTTTCTGGTATACCCAGTACGGTTGTCGATCTGGCGGAACGCCGGATTATCCGCAAAGGGGCAGAAGCAGATAAAATCGAACAGTTCCTGTCTTCCCTGTGA